CGAACGTCGCCTTCTGGGCGCACCTGGGGGGCTTCGTTTGGGGCTGGGCGGCGCTGCGCTACGGCCTCTTCGCGCCCGCCGCGCCCCCCTGGCGGCGCGGTTAGTCGTCCGGATGACCCTCGCTTGGGCGGGGCGGGTGCTAGTCTAAACTTTACGAGGTGGACGTGGCGACCGGACGACTCTACCAACGCCAGCTGATGGAGTACGCGCAGGACCTGGCCCGGGCCTACCGGGAGATCCGCGCCTCGCAGGACGACTTCCTTTCCGTGCTGGTGACCCTGGTCGAGCTCAAGGCCCCCGCGGCGCGCGGCCATGCGCGGCGCGTGGCCTTCTGGGCGCTGCGCCTCAACGACGCCCTGGGCCGGCCGCTCGAGCCCGCGGCCCTGGGGGCGGCGGCCCGGGCCCACGACGTGGGCAAGCTGGCGCTGCCCGACCGGGTGATCGCCTCCTGGGTGGGCGAGGACGACGAGGGCCGCGAGCTGCTCGCCACCCACCCCCAGCTGGGGGCCTCGCTGCTCGAGCACGTGGCCGCCTTCCGCGGCTGGATCCCCTGGGTGCGCCACCACCACGAGCGCTGGGACGGCGCCGGCTTCCCCGACGGGCTGGCCGGCGCGGCGATCCCGCTGGGCGCCCGCATCATCGCGGTGGCCAACGGCTTCGACTACCGGATGCACGGCTACGGCCGCGACCCCGCCTACACCCTCGCGGGCACGACCGCCTGGCTGGAGCAGCAGGCCGGCGGCGCCTTCGACCCCGAGCTCGTCGAGGCCTTCGTGGCCATGCCGCTCGAAGCCCTCTGGGCCAACCGCCTGTGGCTCGAGGAGGTGCAGGAGTGAAGGTGCTGCTCATCGAGGACGAGCCCGACATGGTCGCGCTGCTCGAGGCCACCCTGACCCCCGCGGGCTTCGAGGTGCACGCCGAGCGCAGCGGCGACGCCATCGAGGCGCTGCTGGAGCGGCACGACCCCCAGGTGGTGATCGTCGACGTGATGCTCTTCGGCAGCCGCGCCGACGGGTTCGAGGTCGTCCGCCGCATCCGCCGGGTGGCCGGGCACGAGGAGACGCTGGTCGTGGTGCTGACCGCGCTCGAGGGCGAGGAGTACGCCCGCCGCGCCCGCGAGGCGGGGGCCGACCTCTACCTCAGCAAACCCTTCAGCCCGCTCGAGCTGCTCGAGCGCCTGCAGAGCGCGGAGCTGCTCACGGACTAGCGTTTTCGCAGGGGAGTTCGAACCAGAAGACCTGCCCCGGAGGGCGCGCCTCCCAGCCGATGCGCCCGCCGTGCTGGGCGATGACCTCGCGCGCCACCGCCAGCCCCAGGCCGTGCCCCTCGCGCCCGCGGTGGCGGGCGAGGCGCGTCCAGGGCTGGAAGATCGCCTCGGCCTCCTCGGGTTCCAGCGGGGGGCCGCCGTCGTAGACCTCGACGCGCGCGGTGCCGTTCTTGCAGGCGAGGCGGATGCGCACCGGCTCGCCCTCGGGGCCGTACTTGGCGGCGTTGGTGAGCAGGTTGAGCGCCGTCGAGAAGAGGCGGCCCTCGTCGCCCACGACGACGACCTCGCCGTCCTCGGGCTCGAGCCGGAAGCGGCCCGGGAACTGGATCTGCAGCATCTCCGCGGCCTCCGCGATCAGCGCCCCCAGCCGCACCGGCCGCCGTTCGAGCTCGAGGCGCTGCCCCGACTCCAGCCGGTAGAGGTCCAGGAAGGTGGCCAGCGTCTGGCCCAGGCGCCGGGCGGCGTTCTGAATGCGCTTCAGGTAGCGCCGGTGGTCGGCCCCCGGGTCGTCGAGCAGTTCGCTGAACCCCACGATCGTGGCGATGGGGGTGCGCAGCTCGTGGGCCACCATGCCCAGGAGCCGGGTCTTGAAGGCCCCTTCGCTCTCCAGGTCGGCGATGCGTCGGCGCTGGCCCAGCACCTGGCGCGCCTGGTAGTACAGGTAGGCGGCCGCGAAGAGCAGGACGATCACGAAGCCGAACAGGGTGTCGCGGCGGTAGGCGCGCAGCTGCACCAGCAGGTTCGAGCGCACCGTGCTGGAGACCTCGGTGGCCTCGATGACGATGGGGTGCACCCGGTCGGCCCAGGCCTCGAGCCGTTCGCAAGGCCAGGCGCGCGCCGACTCGGCCTCCAGCCGCGCCAGCAGCCGTTCCAGGGTGCGCCGGCTCTCGGGGGCGAGGAGCGGGAAGCTGAAGCTGTGGACGGCCAGGCGGGCGCGCTGTTCCAGGTTGGTGGCGCGCACCGGGTCGATGCCGCCGCGGCTGCAGATCAGCGCCGCCTTGAGCAGGTCGCGTTCGAGCTGGGAGTACTGGTAGGCGGAGTTGGCGGCGCGGGCGTTCGTGATCGCCGACTCCAGCCGCGATTGTTCGTAAAAGAGCAGCGCGGCGAGCAGCAGCAAGGCGACGATCAGGCCCGCCGCCAGCAGGCTGGGGCTCAGTAGTGGAATTCGACGACGCGGACCTGCCACACCCACAGGGCATTGTACCGGGTGGGGTCGGGCTTCAGCCGGTCGTAGGGGAAGATCACCCGCACCGGACCGTAGTTCTCCAGGGTCAGCGGGCGGCCGTCCTGCACCAGGGCGAGGATCGGCTCGAGCGGCGCCAGCTCCGCCCAGGGCCGGTCGATGCGGTAGTCGTCGAGGGCGACGAAGCGCACCACCAGCCCCTCGGTGTCGAGGTTCAGCTCGCGGATGATCTGTTCCAGCAGCACCCCCTCGAAGGTGGAGGGGGGGTCGGTCTCGTGGGGGTGGTGCCGGGTGGTGCGCCGCACCCAGGTCAGCCGTTCGAGTCCGGCGCGGTCGAGGTCGTAGCTGCGGCCGTCGGGGGTGATGAGGGTGAGCAGCACCTCGCCCCGGGGCGCGGGCGGCGGTCCGTCCCAGCCGCCGGTGCGCACCACGGTGTAGCTGGCGCCGCCCTTGCAGCCGCCGAGGAGCAGCGCGAGGAGCAGGAGCAGAGTTCCGTAGCGCATCGTTACGCATTCTATCGGGTGCGCGGGGGCCTGAGGTTGCACGTATACAGTAATAAAAGTTGAGCGTATAATATTCAATGAGGAGGTGGCCATGCCCAAGGGACTCTCCGCTGCGCGCAAGGGGGAAACCATCGAGCTCGTGCTCTCCGACGGCACCGCCGAGGAGCGCCTGCGCCTGCTCGCGATCGAGCTGGCCGAGGCGCTGGCGCGGCTCGAGGCCCCCGGTTACCCGACGATGGACCCCGAGGAGCTCGAGGACAAGCCCAACGACGCCCCCAACTACACCACCGCCACCGTCGAGCTGCTCGAGCCCGAAGGGCTGCTCACGCTGCGCAAGGTGCGGGTGCCCGGCCCCGACCTGCTCGAGTTCACCACCCCCTCGGGCAGCGTCTACGAGTTCGAGTGGCGCCCGGCGCTCGCCTACCTGGAGCCGCTGCTGCCCCGCTAGACCTCCTCGAGGCCCAGGTCCTCGGGGACGACCCGCGCCGGTATGGGCAGGGGGCTGGCCAGTTCGGTGCGGCGCACGAAGGCGAGCATGAAGTTCCCGATCAGCCGCAGCTGCGAGGCGTGGGCGCGGGTGGCCGCGAGCTTGCGCGCGAGCGCCGCGTCGTCGAGCTCGAGCTTGCGCCAGGGCAGCCGCCGCCCGCGGGGCGCCGGGTAGAGCGGCAGCCGCGGGTGCAGCCCTTTGGGCAGGGGGTACTCGTAGCCGCCGTGGACGATGTAGTAGCGCAGCCGCTCCTCCCAGCCCAGCTTGCCCATGACCCGCATCGCGAAGTACGCCGCCGCCTGGTGGTCGGGGTGGGCGTCCAGGGGGCTGGGCACGAGCACCCGGGTGGGCGCGAAGCCGCGCAGCACCGTCTCCAGGTCGGTCTCGAGGTCGCGGCCGGTGTAGCGGGCGCCCGGGCGCAGGCTGCCCGGGTAGGCCACCTCGGAGAGGCGGGTGTGGGGGCTGGTGTAGGGGAGGTAGTAGTGGGTGAGGAAGAGGCGCAGCAGCCCCTGGTCGGGGTAGCCCAGGAAGACCCGGTCCGCCTCCTCGAGCCCCAGCAGCGCCGTGGCCGCGCGCGCCTCCTCCATGCGGCGGAGCGCCAGCGCCCGCATGGCCTCGGGCTTTGGCGCCGGCCGCCCCGAGGCCAGGTCGAAGGCGTCGCCGGCGGTGAGCCAGACCACCCGCACCCGCGCCCCGGCCTCCCGCGCCTGCAGGATCTGGCCGGCCGCGGCGAGCACCTCGTCGTCGGGGTGGGGCGCGAGGACGAGGAGGCGGTCGTCCGCCGCCAGCCCCGCCAGCGGCGGCAGGCGCCGGCTGATCAGCGAGGCCCGCAGGGCGTGGTAGTGGGCGAAGATCCAGCGGCCGTTGATGAAGGCCCAGACGCTGAGGGCCAGCGCCGTCGCCAGCAGCCGCTCGAGCAGGTCGAGCCGCCACCAAAGCCGCAGCGCCTCGCTGACGCCGACGAAGACGACCACGAGCGCGGCGAGCCAGAGCCAGCGGGGCGTCGGGTTCACGGACCTATACTAAGGCAGGACGATCTCATGCCCCCCGAGCCCCTGCGGATCCGAGCCGCCACCCCCTCCGACCTCGCGGCCGTGGGCCGCGTCTCGCACCGGACCGGGCTGCTGGGCGCGCCCATCGGGCGCTTCTTCCCCGACGAGGCGTTGTGGGCCGACGTCTTCGTGCGGCCCTACCTCGAGGCGGGCTGCTGCAACTTCGTGGCCGAGGCGGACGGCCGGATCGTCGCCTACGTGATCGGCGCCTGCGACCCCGGGGCGCTGCCCCGCTGGGCGCGGACGCGGCTCGTGCGGGTGCTGCTGGGGGGGCTGCTGCGGGGGCGCTACCCGAGCTTCCTGCGCGACCTCCCCTACCTCTGGCGGTCGCTGCGGCAGCACGGGGAGCGCGCTCCCGCCGGCCGCTACCCCGCCGAGCTGCACATCAACGCGCTGCCCGAGGCGCGCGGCCGCGGCGTGGGCTCGGCCCTGATGGCGCGCTTCCTCGACTGCCTGCGGGCGCGCGGGGTGCCGGGGGTCCAGCTCGCCACGACCGAGCGCAACACGGCGGCGCTCGCGCTCTACGAGCGGTTCGGCTTCCGGGTCTACGCCCGCTGGCGCTCGCCGTTCTGGAAGCCCTACACGGGGCGGGTGCTCGAGCACCTGCGCCTCGTCAAGGAGCTCGGCTAGCCCTCGACCTCGAGCCGCCCCGGCGGGGCGCGGAAGCCCGTGCGCTTGTGGGTGCCGTCGCAGAAGGGTTTCTTCGCCGAGCCGCCGCAGCGGCACAGCGCCAGCTTCGGCCGTTCGAGGGTGTGCTCCACCCCGTCGAGGACGAAGCGGCTGCCTTCGGGCAGGTCGATCACGATCGGTCCGTCTTCGCGAAAACGCAGTTTCACCAGCGACCTCCTAGACCGGAAAGGAACGCGTGCAGGCGGGCGGCGTACTCGGGGTGGCGCCAGGCGGAGACGTGGGGGAAGCCCTCGAGGGTCCACAGCCGGGCCTCGGGGTAGGCCGCGTGCAGCCGCAGGGCGTGGTCGTAGGGCACGGTGCGGTCGGCGTTGCCGTGCAGCAGGAAGAGGGGCGTGCCCGCCGCGCGCAGGCGCGCCGCCGCCGCCTCCGGGGCCACGGCGGCGGGGTTCACCCCCAGCAGCCAGCGGCTCGCCAGCGCCGCCCCGGGGTAGAGCCAGGGGCCCATGCGCTGGCGCAGCAGGCGGCTCAGCCGCGCGTAGCCCGAGTCGGCCACCACCGCGCGCACGGACTCGCCCGCGGCCACCCGCAGCACCGTGGACGCCCCCATGCTCCAGCCGTGCAGCACCACAGCCTCGCGGGGGTAGCCGCGCTGGGCCAGCCAGTCGAGCCCGCCCAGCACGTCGCGCAGCTCGAGCGCCCCCAGCGTGGTGCGCCCGCCCGGGGAGGCGCCGTGGGCGCGCAGGTCCACGAGCAGCACCCCGAACCCCAGCTGGGCGTAGACGGGCAGCGCCGGCAACACGTAAGGGCTGCCCTTGCTGGCGTTGAGGCCGTGGACCAGGAGCGCCGCCTTGCGCTCGCGCCCGCCGGGCACCCACCAGGCCGCCAGCTCGAGGCCGTCGCGGCTTTTTACCCTGACCTCGGCGAAGTCCAGCCCGTAAAGGGCGGGCGAGAGCCCGGTGGCCTCGCGCCGCGGCCGGCTCTGCCGCCAAACGAGCTGCAACGAGGCGCCCAGATAGCCCGCCGCCAGCGCCGCGGCGCTGGCGGCCAGCCCCGCCTCGGTCACGGCTCCACCCCCGCGCGCGCCAGCTCCGCGGCCAGCTCCTCGTAACCGGGCCGCCCCAAGAGGGCGTAGGTGTAGCGCTTGCCCAGCTCCACCCCCGGCTGGTCGAAGGCGTTGACGTCGAAGAGTTCGCCCAAAAAGGCGGTCTGCCACATCAGGTGCTGCAGCAGCCAGCCCAGGTGGTAGGCGTCGATCTGCTCAAGGACGATCGTGTAGTTGGGGCGGCGCGCCTCGGCCAGCGCGTGGGCGGTGGCCGCGGCCTCGGCGCGCAGGAGCTGGAAGAGGCTCTTGCCGAAGAGGTAGCCGAGCTCCTCCAGGCCCTCCTCGGCCGGCAGGGTCAGGTCGCGGTCGGCTTGCTGGTGGCGCACGAAGACGACGAGCTTGTCGAAGGGCCCCTCGCGGAAGAGCTGCACCTGGGCGTGCTGGTCGGTGGCGCCCACCGCGGCCAGCGGGGTGGGGCCCACGTGGACGCGGCTCCCGGAGCGGTCGTAGGCCTTGCCCAGGCTCTCGGCGTGGAGCTGCACGAACCACGCGGGCAGGAGCGCGAGCCGCGTCGAGTAGGGCATGAGCACGCTGATGCGCTGGCCCTTGCGCCAGGCCAGGTACTGAGCGAGCGCCGTCTGCGCGGGCAGGTTGCCGGCGGCGTCGGCGCGCGCGAGCGCGCCCGCCATGCGCGCGCCCGCGAGCAGGCCGGCGACGTCCACCCCGGCGAGTGCCAGGGGGAGGAGCCCCACGGGGCTGAAGACGCTGAAGCGGCCGCCCACGTCGGGCGGGATCTCGAAGGCGACCAGGCCGTGGCGCTCGGCGTAGGGGCGCAGCACCCCGCGCTCGGGGTCGGTGGTGACGACGACCCGGTCCTTCCAGCGCGGGCCCAGCGCCCGGCGCAGCCAGTCCAGCGCGATCAGGAAGGCCGCCATGGTTTCGGCGGTGGTTCCCGACTTGCTGATCACGTTGACCAGGGTGGCGGCCGGGTCCAGGCGGTCGAGCAGCGCCGCCACCGGTTCGGGCTCGACGTTGTCGACGAAGTGGAGGCGCGCCCCCGAGCCGCCCAGCGCGGCGTCCAGGGCCTTGGCCCCCAGGGCCGAGCCGCCGATGCCCAGCACCAGCACGTCGCGCACCCCCTCCTGCGCCAGCGCGAAGCGCTGCACGCTGCGCAGCACGTCGGTGGCCTCGGGGAGGTGCACCCAGCCGAGCATCGCCGCGGGGTCGCCGGCCCGCTCCCAGAGCGCGTCGCGCGCGGCTTCGAGCCGCGGCGCGGCCGCCTCGAGTTCGCGGGACCACTCCACCCCCTGGTCGGGGCCGATACGGGAGGCGTCGAGGTTCGAAAAGTCCACCTGGAGCATACCCCCATGCTAAACCCCCTCCGGCGCGCCGGAGGGGGCAGCCGGGGCGGCGGGCTCAGTCGCAGCCGGCGGCGTCGCCGACCTCGAGCCGGAACCCGGTCGCCCGGCGGACGACGAAGTTCGTTCCGGGGGCCGCCTCGCCCGCGCGGCAGCCCGGCTCCAATGCGCGGCCGTCCGCGAAGACCTCGCCGCTCTTGAAGCGCAGGCTGTAGCGGACGGGCTCCGATCCCGTCAGGTGGTAGCGCGCGCCCTCGATGCGCGAGGCGGCCACCACGTAGACCCGGCCCGCGGGCCCCTCGTAGCAGAGGACGCAGCTGCGGTAGCCGCCGGTGAGCGGGGCCTCGAGCTCGCCCGTCATCAGCCCTTCGAGGCCGACGCTCTGGATCTGGCGGTAGGTCTGGGCCGCACCCGTGAGCGTGAACCCCGCCCAGAGCAGCGACATGGCCGCCACGAAGCCGCGCGCGGTGGGGCTTTTGCTGCGGGTCCAGCCCAGCCAGGCCCCCCAGAGGGCCAGCGCCAGCAGCGCCAGGTAGAAGAGCGCGATCGGCAGGTACAGGTAGAGTTCGTAGCTCATGCCCACTCCGCCTCCTCCCAAAGCCGCGCCGCCACCGCGAGCAGCGCCAGGGTCACGAAGAGCCCCACCCAGACCGGCGCGGTGGGGACGCCCTGCACCAGCGGCTCGAGCGCCGCCTTCAGGTCCAGGGGGCCGCCGGCGACGCCGAGGAAGCGGCCGACCTTTTCCGGCAGGACGACCTGGGGCAGGGGCAGCTGGGGCAGGAAACCCAAGCGCTCGAGGGCGAAGCGGCCCAGCCACGACCACCCCGCCAGCACTCCGGCGCTGGCGGCCACGGCGACGATCTGCCCGCCGCGGCCGGGGCGGTAGGCGCTGACCAAAAGGCCGTAGACCAGCCCCAGCGCCAGCAGCGGCGCCGCCCAGCCGGCGATCGTGTAGACCCAGACCGCGAGCGGCAGCCAGGCCTCGTAGCGGACCCCGGCCGCCGCGGCCACCCAGTGGACCGTGGCCACGAGCACGGCGTAGTAGACGCCGAGGACGGCGAAGCCGACGCCGAAGCGCGCCGCTGCGTGCGCCCGGCCGCTGCGGGGGCTGGCGAGCAGGAAGGCCAGGGGCCCGGCCGCCTCGCCGGCGAGAGCCCGCGCCAGCACGATCGGCACGAGCACGCCGAAGGGGGCGATGGCCAGCAGCGAGCTCAGCGCCAGCCCCAGGGTGAGCAGGGGGTCGCCGCCGGTCACCCCGCGGGCGAGCCAGGCCACCCAGACGAGCAGGAGCAGGGCGAGGCCGGCGATCAGCAGCCGGTGTTTGCGCAGTTCCAGGGTGAAGAGGTTCACGCCAGCACCTCCCGGAAGGCCTGGGCCACGCTCTGACCGCGTTCGCGCAGCTCCTCGGCCGAGGCGTTGAGGACCACCCGCCCCTCCTTCATGAAGACGGCGCGGTCGAAGATGCCCTCGGCCTCGGCCACCTCGTGGGTGGAGAGCACGTAGGTGGCGTCTTCGCGCCACTCGCTCACCAGCGCCGCCAGGATGCGGTCGCGGGTGATCAGGTCCACCCCGCCCAGGGGTTCGTCGAGCAGGTAGAGCCGCACCTTGCGGGCCAGCGTGGCCGCGAGCAGGAAGCGCGCCCGCTGCCCCTTGGACAGCTGCGCCAGGCTGCGGCGCGGCACCTCGAGCTGGTCGAGCAGCTCGAGGAAACGCGCGGGGCGGAAGTCGGGGTAGAGGCTCCCGAACAGGCCCACCGCGCCCTTGGGGTCGAGCCACTCGTACATCTGCCCCCGTTCGGGCAGGAAGGCGATCTCGCCCCGCACCCGCCGCGGCGGGGCGCCGTCCAGCCGCACCTCGCCGGCGTCGGGGTAGAGCAGCCCGGCCATCAGCTTGAGCGTCGTGGACTTGCCCGCGCCGTTGGTGCCCAGCAGCCCCACCACGCCGCCGGTCGGAAGCTCGAGCGAGAGTTCGTCGACCGCGACGGTGCCGCCGAAGCGCCGGGTCACACGATCGAGCCTAAGGTGCATCGCCCACCTCCTCCAGGACCTCGCGGGCCGCGTTCAGGTCCATGCCCAGCGCCCGTACGGTGCGCAGGTAGGCGCGCGCCGCCGCCTCCAGCTCGCGCCGGCGGATCGCCTCGACGTCCACGTCCTCGCGCACGAAGGTGCCCAGGCCGCGGCGGGTCTCGGTGATGCCCTCGCGCTCGAGCTCGGCGTAGGCGTGCACCACGGTGTTGGGGTTGACCCGCGCCTCCTCGGCCAGCGTCCGCGCCGAGGGCAGCTTGCCCCCGGGGGCGAGCTCACCGCGGGCCAGCATGCGCTTCACCTCCGCGGCGATCTGGGCGTAGATCGGTCCCTTCTCGGGTTCGATGTGCCACAAGTACCTCACCTCCACGCCCCGAGTGTACTACAACACTAGTACACCATGCAACCCCTACGGATGGCTGCGCTAAACTGGGGTATGTCTGTAAAGAAGATTCCCCTCGAAGTCCTCTTCGGCGATCCCGAGCTGGGTCAGGTGCAGGTCGCCCCCGACGGCCGGAGCGTCGCCTTCATCGCCCCCTGGGAGGGGGTGAAGAACCTGTGGGTGCAGGACCTGGCGACCGGCGCGCGCCGCCGCGTCACCGCCGACCGCGGCCGCGGGATCGTCGCTTACGGCTGGCTGCCCTCCGGCCTCCTCGTCTACATGCAGGACGAGGGCGGCGACGAGAACTGGCGCCTCTACGCCCAGGACCCCGAAGGCGGCGCGCCGCGGCTGCTCACGCCGGGCGAAGGGGTGCAGGCGCGCATCCTGAAGGCCCACCCCGACTTTCCCGACGAGCTGCTGGTGCTGCTCAACGACCGCGACCCGGCGTTGCACGACGTCTGGCGGGTGAACGCCCGCACGGGCGAGCGCGTGCGCGTCCTCGAAAACCCCGGCTACGTGGGCTTCCTGGCCGACGAGCGCCTGCGGGTGCGCGCCGCCTTCCGCCCCACCGACGACGGCGGAGGCGAGCTCTTCGTGCGCGAGGGCGACGCCTGGCGGCCGCTGCGGCGCTGGGGCTTCGAGGACGGTCTGAGCACCTGGCCCCTCGAGGTGCGGGGCCGCACCCTCTACATGTCCTCCTCCGTCGGCCGCGAGACCGCGGCGCTGCTGGCCGTGGACCTCGCGACCGGCGAGGAGCGGGTGCTGGCCGAGGATCCGGGGTACGACCTGCCCGACAACGAGGGCCTGCTCTTCCACCCCCGCGCCGAACGCCCCGAGGCGGTGGCGGTGATGCGCGACCGGCTCGGCTGGATCGTCCTCGATCCGGCGCTCGAGCCCGACTTCGCGCGGCTCGCGGAGCTGGAAGGCGACGTCTACATCGCCAACCGCGACCTGGCGAACCGCGTCTGGGCGGTACGCGAGGAGCTGGATCACCGCAGCCCCCGCTACTGGATCTACGACCGCGAAACCCGCGAACTCGAGCTCCTGGGCGACGTGCTCCCGGCGCTCGCCGCCTACACCCTGGCCCCGAGGCGAACGGTCCGCTACCGCGCCAAGGACGGCCTCGAGATCGAGGGCTACCTGACGCTGCCGCCGGGCCGCGAACCGCGCAACCTGCCCGCGGTCATCCTGCCCCACGGCGGACCCTGGCACCGCGACACCTGGGGCTTCGACCCCTGGGCCCAGTGGCTCGCCAACCGCGGATTCGCCGTGCTCCAGCCCAACTTCCGCGGCTCCACCGGCTACGGCAAGGCCTTGCTCAACGCCGGGAACAAGCAGTGGGGCCGGGCCATGCAGGACGACCTGAGCGACGCCGTGCGCTGGCTGGTGGAACAGGGGATCGCCGATCCCCGGCGGGTGGCCATCATGGGCGGTTCCTACGGCGGCTACGCCACCCTGGCGGGGCTGGCCTTCACCCCCGAACTCTACGCCGCGGGCGTCGACATCGTGGGGCCTTCGAACCTGTTTACCCTGCTCGAGACCGTGCCGCCCTACTGGAAGCCGATGATCGCGCTCTTCTACACCCGCATGGGCCATCCCGAGCACGACGCCGACCTCCTGCGCGAGGTCTCGCCCCTCTTCCACGCCGATCGGATCCGCGCGCCCCTGCTCATCGGCCAGGGCGCCAACGACCCCCGGGTCAAGCGCGCCGAGAGCCTGCAGATCGTCGAGGCGCTGAGGGAAAAGGGCAAGCCGGTGGAGTACGTGGAGTACCCCGACGAGGGCCACGGCTTCCTGAAGGCGGAGAACCGGCTCGACTTCTTCCGCAGGGCCGAGGCCTTCCTGACCCGGCACCTGAACCCTTAGGAGGCGACGTGGCGGAGACGGTGCTCGCACGGATCTACGAGGCGTTGGGCGAGGAGGGGCTGCGCAAGGCCCGCTGGCAGCAGAAGGTGCGCGTCTGGGGCCTGCTGGCCCAGGTCGCCGGCGTGGCGCTCTTCGCGCTCGTCATGCTGCCCACCGGCTGGGCCGCGGCACTGCGCGACGCCCTGGGGGGCGGGGGCGCTTTCGGGGCGCTGCTGGTGGTGCTGGCGCTGATGGCGCTGCAAAGCGTCTTCACCCTGCCGCTGGCGTGGTACTTCGGCTACCGGGTGGAGCAGCTGCTGGGAACGAACCGTCAGACGCTTTCCGGCTGGCTGCTCGACTACCTCAAGCAAGGCCTTCTCTCCACCGTGCTCTTCGGCCTCTTCTTCTGGGGCGTCTACCTGGTCTTCCGCGCCTGGCCCACGGCCTGGCTGCCGGCGCTGGCGGGGGTGGTGGTGCTGTTGGTGCTGGGCCTCTACCTGGCGCAGCCGCTGATGGTCCGGGCCCAGTTCAAAGCCGAGCCCCTCGAGGACGAGGAGCTCTCCGCCCGCCTGGCGCGCGTCTTCGAGAAGGCGGGTTTCGCCTACGGGGGCGTGAGCGTGCTGCGGGCGGGGGAGAAGACCGCGCGCGGCAACGCCGCGCTCGTGCCCAAGGGGGGCCGGCTCGAGGTGATGGTCTTCGACACCCTGCTCGAGGAGATCGGGCCCGAGGGGCTCGAGGTGGTGGTCGCCCACGAGCTGGGCCACCGCGCCCACAAGGACTGGCCCTGGATGCTGGGCCTTTACGGCCTGCTCTTCGTGGTCGGCATCGCGCTGGCGCACGCGGCGCTCGCCTGGACGGCCGGCCGCTGGGGGCTCGCCGGGGCCGGCGACCCGGCGACGCTGCCGCTGCTCCTGCTGGTGCTGAACCTTTGGATGCTGGTGGCGCAGGTGGCGATGAACGCCTTCATGCGTTCGCGCGAGTTCGCGGCCGACCGCTACGCCCTCGAGCTGGTGCCCAACCTGGAGGCCTTTGAGCGCACCTTCGTCACCCTGGCCCGGCAGAACCTGGCCGACCCCGAGCCGCCGGAGTGGGTGGAGTTCTGGCTGCACGACCACCCCTCGATCGCGCGGCGGCTGGAAGCGGCGCGCCGGGCGGTGCGTTCGGGGTAGCCGCCGCGGCGTAAGCTGGGGGCGCTATGGCGCACGAGCCGGAGAACGACGCCTTCGAGACGCGCTCGGTCCAGGCCTTCTACGACGCGAACGCTGAGGCCGAGTGGGCGCGCCTGGAGCGCCACCGCACCGAGTTCGCGGTGACCTTGCGGGCGCTTGAGGACCACCTGCCCCCACCCCCGGCCGCGGTGCTCGACGTGGGCGGCGGGCCCGGACGCTACGCCATCGAGCTGAGCCGCCGGGGCCACCGGGTTACGCTGGTGGACCTGGCCGCGGCCAATCTGGAGCTGGCCCGCCGCAAGGCGGAAGAGGCCGGCGTGGGGCTCGAAGGCGTGGTCCAGGCCAACGCCCTTGACCTCAGCCGCCTTCCCGACGCCGCCTACGACGCGGTCCTCTTGATGGGCCCGCTCTACCACCTGCTCACGGAAACGGCGCGCCGGCGCGCGGTCCTGGAGGCGCGGCGGCGCTTGCGGCCGGGCGGCGTGATCTTCGCCGCCTTCATCACCCGCTTCGCCCCTCTGCGCGACCTGGCGGCGCGCGAGCCCGGAGGGCTGCTCGAGCAACGGGACT
This genomic stretch from Oceanithermus profundus DSM 14977 harbors:
- a CDS encoding GntR family transcriptional regulator, which translates into the protein MEVRYLWHIEPEKGPIYAQIAAEVKRMLARGELAPGGKLPSARTLAEEARVNPNTVVHAYAELEREGITETRRGLGTFVREDVDVEAIRRRELEAAARAYLRTVRALGMDLNAAREVLEEVGDAP
- a CDS encoding S9 family peptidase; this translates as MSVKKIPLEVLFGDPELGQVQVAPDGRSVAFIAPWEGVKNLWVQDLATGARRRVTADRGRGIVAYGWLPSGLLVYMQDEGGDENWRLYAQDPEGGAPRLLTPGEGVQARILKAHPDFPDELLVLLNDRDPALHDVWRVNARTGERVRVLENPGYVGFLADERLRVRAAFRPTDDGGGELFVREGDAWRPLRRWGFEDGLSTWPLEVRGRTLYMSSSVGRETAALLAVDLATGEERVLAEDPGYDLPDNEGLLFHPRAERPEAVAVMRDRLGWIVLDPALEPDFARLAELEGDVYIANRDLANRVWAVREELDHRSPRYWIYDRETRELELLGDVLPALAAYTLAPRRTVRYRAKDGLEIEGYLTLPPGREPRNLPAVILPHGGPWHRDTWGFDPWAQWLANRGFAVLQPNFRGSTGYGKALLNAGNKQWGRAMQDDLSDAVRWLVEQGIADPRRVAIMGGSYGGYATLAGLAFTPELYAAGVDIVGPSNLFTLLETVPPYWKPMIALFYTRMGHPEHDADLLREVSPLFHADRIRAPLLIGQGANDPRVKRAESLQIVEALREKGKPVEYVEYPDEGHGFLKAENRLDFFRRAEAFLTRHLNP
- a CDS encoding M48 family metalloprotease; translation: MAETVLARIYEALGEEGLRKARWQQKVRVWGLLAQVAGVALFALVMLPTGWAAALRDALGGGGAFGALLVVLALMALQSVFTLPLAWYFGYRVEQLLGTNRQTLSGWLLDYLKQGLLSTVLFGLFFWGVYLVFRAWPTAWLPALAGVVVLLVLGLYLAQPLMVRAQFKAEPLEDEELSARLARVFEKAGFAYGGVSVLRAGEKTARGNAALVPKGGRLEVMVFDTLLEEIGPEGLEVVVAHELGHRAHKDWPWMLGLYGLLFVVGIALAHAALAWTAGRWGLAGAGDPATLPLLLLVLNLWMLVAQVAMNAFMRSREFAADRYALELVPNLEAFERTFVTLARQNLADPEPPEWVEFWLHDHPSIARRLEAARRAVRSG
- a CDS encoding class I SAM-dependent methyltransferase, whose protein sequence is MAHEPENDAFETRSVQAFYDANAEAEWARLERHRTEFAVTLRALEDHLPPPPAAVLDVGGGPGRYAIELSRRGHRVTLVDLAAANLELARRKAEEAGVGLEGVVQANALDLSRLPDAAYDAVLLMGPLYHLLTETARRRAVLEARRRLRPGGVIFAAFITRFAPLRDLAAREPGGLLEQRDYVERLWRTGVHDSGEGFTAAYFAHPDEIAPFMEAQGFATLGLVGCEGVVAGHEEKVNALTGEAWARWVDLNYRLGRDPALLGASDHLLYIGRKNSHSHPPKSTPTSLK